A region of Anguilla rostrata isolate EN2019 chromosome 10, ASM1855537v3, whole genome shotgun sequence DNA encodes the following proteins:
- the LOC135264610 gene encoding LOW QUALITY PROTEIN: group 3 secretory phospholipase A2-like (The sequence of the model RefSeq protein was modified relative to this genomic sequence to represent the inferred CDS: deleted 1 base in 1 codon) encodes MRIRSELFLIVLQALYDVSTASDGAAPSKTDPHNANLCYWTSATRGRIHYSFLRESAGTQANALRLYLSTWTENQRLVDCVIVDESAVVESYLSLCHEKRAGNFLTNPEERFNISLLLEPGNPCVVGSVQGFEPPGRVKRDLQPADPGRSSLSSPTVSTAPEVRRRKRSWIFPGTLWCGTGTKANAYDDIGLFENTDRCCREHDHCKNTIPSFTVNYGVFNHNLFTVSHCDCDRRFRHCLQEVNNTIAHMVGYSFFSVLKVPCFVFTQKKHCTQFNWWGLCKSVEVAPYALFRYPSPYNSTQLVQVDEGSEVTAVPESPAVTSSSASRPAGAGRRNGTTPAGGAEPCRPRGRGRKTSKARGRCGPRGPARGDTFRATRKPGRGGKGRKGGAKPPTAAAVPQTTTSATTSTTTTTTTTTTTTTAKSTTTTRPTTTTTAPPPPAPPPPPPAPPPPPPPPAPRQAVGKNSGKSRGPKKRPGGSKNALPTDPPRAPPKQANSNLPAPVESSRHKDKLQLCDCYKQLDECEHKILPYEEKYGLHNMEPKILYHCACTRGLSHQLRQLNESGILQSLLLDFVSLSCFKGLHLEDCLRRTRCRAVLSESKHLKETLRRLGVSEVTGGPVGSTPKVKRQNTRKARGKSSPVRLYKRCLRMTSKSMA; translated from the exons atgcgaATCAGAAGCgagttatttttaattgttctcCAGGCACTGTATGACGTCTCTACTGCGTCAGATGGAGCAGCACCCTCGAAAACGGACCCACACAATGCTAACCTCTGCTACTGGACTTCTGCAACACGCGGGCGCATTCATTACAGTTTCCTCCGCGAGTCAGCCGGGACACAAGCAAACGCGCTGCGTTTGTACCTCAGCACGTGGACAGAGAACCAGCGCCTGGTGGACTGTGTGATAGTCGATGAATCCGCGGTTGTAGAGAGctacctttctctctgtcatgaGAAGCGCGCCGGGAATTTCCTCACAAACCCAGAAGAGCGCTTTAACATCAGCCTGCTGCTGGAACCTGGCAACCCATGCGTGGTTGGCTCGGTCCAGGGATTCGAACCGCCTGGTCGCGTAAAGCGGGACCTGCAACCTGCTGATCCTGGGCGCTCCTCACTTAGCAGTCCCACTGTGAGCACTGCGCCCGAGGTCCGGCGCCGGAAGAGATCCTGGATATTTCCTGGGACACTCTGGTGTGGCACGGGCACGAAGGCAAACGCCTATGATGACATCG GTTTGTTTGAGAACACGGACAGGTGCTGTCGGGAACATGACCACTGCAAGAACACCATCCCCTCCTTCACGGTCAACTACGGTGTCTTCAACCACAACCTGTTCACCGTGTCCCACTGCGACTGCGACCGCAG GTTCCGGCATTGTCTGCAGGAGGTAAACAACACCATTGCCCACATGGTTGGCTACAGCTTCTTCAGCGTGCTGAAGGTCCCCTGCTTCGTCTTCACCCAGAAGAAGCACTGCACCCAGTTCAACTGGTGGGGGCT GTGTAAGTCTGTGGAGGTGGCCCCATATGCTCTCTTCCGCTATCCATCCCCGTACAACTCCACTCAGCTGGTGCAGGTGGACGAGGGGTCGGAGGTCACGGCcgtcccagaatcccctgctgTGACTTCCTCCTCGGCCTCCCGTCCCGCGGGCGCGGGCCGGAGGAACGGCACCACCCCCGCGGGGGGGGCCGAACCGTGCCGGCCGCGGGGCCGCGGACGCAAGACCTCCAAggccagggggcgctgtggccCCCGGGGTCCCGCGCGGGGGGACACCTTCCGAGCCACCCGAAAGCCGGGGCGTGGCGGGAAAGGGAGGAAAGGCGGCGCGAAGCCGCCAACCGCTGCTGCAGTACCGCAAACCACCACCAGCGCCACCACctctaccaccaccaccaccaccactactaccaccaccaccactgccaagagcaccaccaccacccgccccaccaccaccaccacc gccccaccaccacccgccccaccaccaccaccacccgcaccaccaccccccccaccaccaccagcaccccGTCAGGCTGTTGGGAAGAATTCAGGGAAGAGTCGGGGCCCCAAAAAACGGCCGGGGGGCTCAAAAAACGCCCTCCCCACTGACCCGCCCCGGGCCCCCCCAAAACAGGCCAACAGCAACCTCCCCGCGCCCGTGGAGAGCTCCAGACACAAAG ACAAACTACAGCTCTGTGACTGTTACAAACAGCTGGACGAGTGCGAGCACAAGATCCTTCCGTACGAGGAGAAATACGGCCTGCACAACATGGAGCCCAAGATCCTGTACCACTGTGCCTGCACGCGAGG gctgtcccACCAACTGCGTCAGCTGAACGAGTCCGGCATTCTGCAGTCCCTGCTGCTGGACTTCGTGTCCCTGTCCTGCTTCAAAGGGCTGCACTTAGAGGACTGTCTGCGAAGGACACG CTGTCGGGCCGTTCTCTCCGAATCCAAACACCTGAAGGAGACGCTGAGGAGGCTGGGGGTCTCCGAGGTGACCGGGGGTCCCGTGGGATCCACCCCAAAAGTGAAAAGGCAGAACACGAGAAAAGCCAGAGGCAAAAGCAGCCCTGTCCGGCTGTACAAACGGTGTCTACGGATGACGAGCAAAAGCATGGCTTGA